One window of Amaranthus tricolor cultivar Red isolate AtriRed21 chromosome 13, ASM2621246v1, whole genome shotgun sequence genomic DNA carries:
- the LOC130797539 gene encoding glutathione S-transferase U9-like: protein MEAIQETVKLHGMWASPWVRRVTIALKMKGIPYEYFEEDLKNKSPLLLQYNPVKKLVPVLVHQGRPIAESLIILEYIDETWNNNSPNVFPNDPFQRSIFRFWAQFIDLQVFEKLRDVVKAQNDEEEEKIIKEIQENMNKLEANVEDLYVGAKANEESMDVLDILMMTLLPIIKGVEEAISVHFIHPENFPLAFSWMKTSNKFPLVQESAPNHDKLVNFLRKLRKYFRT, encoded by the exons atgGAAGCAATACAGGAGACAGTGAAGCTGCATGGAATGTGGGCAAGTCCTTGGGTTAGAAGGGTAACTATAGCCCTTAAAATGAAGGGTATACCTTATGAATactttgaagaagatttgaaaAACAAGAGTCCATTGCTATTACAATATAACCCAGTTAAGAAGTTGGTTCCAGTGCTTGTTCATCAAGGTAGACCAATTGCTGAATCATTGATCATCCTTGAATACATtgatgaaacttggaacaataATTCACCTAATGTTTTCCCTAATGATCCTTTTCAAAGATCCATATTTCGGTTTTGGGCCCAATTTATTGACCTTCAG GTGTTTGAGAAACTTAGGGATGTAGTCAAAGCccagaatgatgaagaagaggaaaagATAATCAAAGAAATCCAAGAAAACATGAACAAATTGGAAGCAAATGTAGAAGATTTGTATGTAGGAGCCAAGGCCAATGAAGAAAGTATGGATGTATTAGACatattgatgatgactttgTTACCAATAATTAAAGGTGTTGAAGAAGCAATATCTGTCCATTTCATACACCCAGAAAACTTCCCTTTGGCATTTTCATGGATGAAGACTTCTAATAAATTTCCATTGGTTCAAGAATCTGCTCCAAATCATGATAAACTTGtcaattttttaagaaaacttAGAAAGTATTTCAGAACTTAA